The sequence ACAGGTGGAAAATCTGTTGGTGAACAGGTCTTCTTCTTGAGAAACACAAATAAGGTTTCAACAATGTGTGCAGATTGCCACAGGGCAAGATGGGAAGGCTCAAGCTTTGGGCCATGGGGGGTTACAACTCCTATGAGCCGTTAACCCGAATAATGCAGATATTGCTCAAAAATTTCTTTAACTCGATGAATTTATTAAATTATTGTTATTTTCTCACAACATCTGCATTATTTTAATTGCATTTCAAAGAAAAACTTAAGACATCTCTTACAGATTTAAAATGAAATTTAATTTTTAGTATTACAACAACACACTGGTATCAATGAGGCTTTGCCTTCCTGAAATTTTCGAGTGATATAACCTTCTCATCGGATGGTCTTTTTTTATTACTGACCCCGTCTGACTGAATTTCCTTTGTGTTGTTATCGAGGGCCAAAAAATCCCATCTTTCGAACTTCACTTTCGCATCTGGAGAAAAGACAGAAATAATATCATCAAAATGAAGAAAACAGTTTTCTTGTCGATTATTCATTCCAAAACCCAATGTGGTAACAATACTTCCATCATTTTCCCACCGGAGGTTCTTATGATTTCTCTGATTGAATACAAGTATAAGCCCCTGGTTTTTTTCTTCGTCAGTAAAACCTCTTTTCCCTATAACCGTATTCTCTGAATATTTTACAATGATATAGACTTTTCCATAATCGTTCAGGATGTTGTAAAATAATTCTTGAAGATACCTTATCTGATTTTTCATATAAAAAAGATATTACACCTCATCACAAAAAGCAAGCTGTATTATGGGGGGGGAGGGGCTTCCGGGGGAGGAAGCCCCTCGTGGGAGGGAAGTTAAAGCTCCTTCTGGGGTGTCTGGGGAGCTTTTCTTAGAAAAGCTGGAATATCTATATTATTTTCATATGACATAATCTCATTCGGTATCATGTTAACGTTGTAATCAGTTCTGAGGCTTTTTGACAATACCCTCTCTGAACCCTTGTAAATTAAAGGCTGTTTCAACGGAGTCCACTTCTTTACATGAGGCAACTCTATTTTTTCTTTCTGGTCTTCAAAGCCTGTTGCTATAACTGTCACTTGGACTTCATCTGTTATATCAGGATTGATTACCGCACCGAATATTAGGTGCACTTCTTCATGTGCAGAATCATAGATAAATGAAACTGCTTCCTGAATATCATGCAGGGAAAGTTCAAGACCACCAGTTATATTGACAAGGATGCCTTTCGCACCTTCAATAGAGGATTCTTCAAGAAGGGGATTATTAATGGCTTTTTTAGCTGCTTCAGTCGCTCCATTTTCTCCTTTACCGTAACCAGAACCCATAACTCCACGACCTTTATCTTCAATAATAGTTTTAACATCAGCAAAATCTACATTGATCAGACCAGGGATTAGAATGATATCTGATATACCTTGGACAGCCTGTCTGAGTACATCATTGGCAACAGCAAAAGATTTCAGGAGAGGTGTTCCCTTTTCTACGACCATACTTATTTTGTCATTTGGGATAACAATTAATGTATCTACATTCTGCCTCAGTTCCTTTATACCTTCTTCTGCGTTCGCATAGCGTATTTTCCCTTCATAAAAGAATGGCTTGGTAATAACTGCAACTGTTATAGCCCCAAGTTCTTTTGCAATGTTTGCGATCACCGGGCCAGCACCTGTGCCTGTTCCTCCACCCATACCAGCAGTAATAAATACCATATCAGAACCCTCAAGGTGCTCCGCAATAGCAGAATTATCTTCGAGGGCAGCTTCTCTCCCAATCTTTGGATCCGAGCCTGCACCGAGTCCTCTTGTTAGATTAGCCCCGATCTGCACTTTAATTGGAGCAAGATTTGTATCCAGAGCCTGCATATCA is a genomic window of Nitrospirota bacterium containing:
- the ftsZ gene encoding cell division protein FtsZ, which codes for MFEIEEIKGQKAKIKVVGVGGAGGNAINNMIASNLQGVEFIAINTDMQALDTNLAPIKVQIGANLTRGLGAGSDPKIGREAALEDNSAIAEHLEGSDMVFITAGMGGGTGTGAGPVIANIAKELGAITVAVITKPFFYEGKIRYANAEEGIKELRQNVDTLIVIPNDKISMVVEKGTPLLKSFAVANDVLRQAVQGISDIILIPGLINVDFADVKTIIEDKGRGVMGSGYGKGENGATEAAKKAINNPLLEESSIEGAKGILVNITGGLELSLHDIQEAVSFIYDSAHEEVHLIFGAVINPDITDEVQVTVIATGFEDQKEKIELPHVKKWTPLKQPLIYKGSERVLSKSLRTDYNVNMIPNEIMSYENNIDIPAFLRKAPQTPQKEL